One window of Penaeus chinensis breed Huanghai No. 1 chromosome 1, ASM1920278v2, whole genome shotgun sequence genomic DNA carries:
- the LOC125027749 gene encoding formin-like protein 5, with translation MGGLGWILPFSFINGIVAVSILSRAGSEGGEGYRKLTSPIDILKNLDTVSPATNKWSSEFQPLKRVSALFENKFPESTLPPPPARALPPGSSKGVPLPGKAPLQEGAASVPLVSRVPLPPGFLTVPEITSGPSASKPRSQTPPLDTHAAEGTSDLTEKEEDLQEAREVFADENISLEIEPSGGQVERAAFGVSFGTRLGTPLATSRQLRPPRARRPRRGPQRPRGPARRPTAVPTRQRPPRHPDISVIPLQPLEAEDNTDNLLSLRFPPFTNDFPPFAAPPPTPSALRGEPNGTPPTPFPREPPSPFIASFATSTPFPVASTLSVAPPPPPPPESFPGALPPPPESFPGALSPPPESFPGALSPPPESFPGALPPPSSSFQVVPPPPPETFLGAPPKPAGEDLFPPQAPPERRPRFPAPPPRPRPDKGPRRQRKPGSARQPKGAEVPVEGSRQLKKEAKRLRGTAPIGHLGRRNRPPTSSFSSVWAALQHVFQSPRG, from the exons ATGGGTGGCCTAGGCTggattcttccgttttctttcatcaATGGAATCGTCGCAGTATCTATATTAAGTCGCGCAGGTTCTGAAGGCGGTGAAGGCTACAGGAAATTGACGTCTCCTATTGATATTCTTAAGAATTTAGATACAGTCAGTCCTGCAAC GAATAAATGGTCCAGTGAGTTTCAGCCGCTGAAAAGAGTCTCAGCTCTCTTCGAG AATAAGTTCCCGGAGTCCACTTTGCCGCCGCCGCCCGCACGCGCGCTCCCGCCGGGGAGCTCGAAGGGGGTCCCGCTGCCAGGCAAGGCTCCTCTGCAGGAAGGGGCTGCTTCTGTCCCCTTG GTTTCCCGCGTTCCTCTGCCGCCGGGTTTCCTCACAGTGCCTGAAATAACTTCCGGTCCTTCTGCTTCCAAGCCCCGGTCGCAAACGCCGCCTCTCGATACCCACGCTGCAGAAGGAACATCAGATctgacggagaaggaggaagacctgCAGGAGGCCAGGGAAGTGTTCGCTGACGAGAACATCTCTCTTGAGATCGAGCCTTCGGGGGGCCAGGTGGAGAGGGCCGCCTTTGGGGTCTCCTTTGGCACACGCCTCGGCACGCCCTTGGCTACCAGTCGCCAGTTGCGCCCTCCGAGAGCCCGGCGCCCCAGGAGAGGTCCCCAAAGGCCTCGAGGTCCGGCGAGGCGACCGACTGCCGTTCCGACGAGGCAGCGGCCGCCCCGTCACCCTGATATAAGCGTCATCCCTCTGCAGCCTCTGGAG GCCGAGGACAACACGGATAACCTCCTGTCACTGAGGTTTCCGCCCTTCACCAACGACTTCCCTCCTTTCGctgccccgccccccaccccgaGCGCCCTTCGCGGCGAGCCCAACGGGACCCCTCCGACGCCCTTCCCTCGCgagcctccctcccccttcatagCCTCCTTCGCCACCTCTACTCCCTTCCCTGTGGCTTCTACCCTGtctgttgctcctcctcctcctcctcctcctgagtcTTTCCCAggtgctcttcctcctcctcctgagtcCTTCCCAggtgctctttctcctcctcctgagtCCTTCCCAggtgctctttctcctcctcctgagtCCTTCCCAggtgctcttcctcctccttcctcctccttccaagttgttcctcctcctcctcccgagaCCTTCCTAGGGGCCCCCCCGAAGCCAGCAGGAGAGGACCTCTTTCCCCCTCAGGCGCCGCCCGAGCGTCGGCCACGgttccccgcccccccgccccgcccgcgcCCCGACAAAGGGCCGAGGAGGCAAAGGAAGCCTGGGAGTGCCAGGCAGCCCAAG GGCGCTGAAGTGCCTGTGGAAGGATCGAGGCAGCTCAAGAAGGAAGCCAAGCGCCTCCGCGGCACCGCCCCGATCGGCCACTTAGGACGCCGGAACCGCCCGCCGACCTCGTCCTTCTCGTCAG TTTGGGCTGCGCTTCAACATGTCTTCCAGTCCCCACGAGGGTAG